The Brucella melitensis bv. 1 str. 16M nucleotide sequence GAGATTGCGGAACACGACACGGCAGACGGACTCAAGGCCATGCTGCATCATGTGGCGGCCACCATGGCCTGCCATGGTTCGGTTCGTTCAGGCCGACGGCTGAAACCGGAAGAAATGAACGCCCTCCTGCGCGACATGGAGGCAACACCCGGTTCCGGCACCTGCAACCATGGACGCCCGACCTATATCGAGCTGAAACTCACCGATATCGAGCGGCTCTTCGGCAGACGCTAATGCATGTCTGCCAAACGTGGGAACCGGTTTTGCGAGACATGGTCTGGACGCAAGGCGGCCTGCTCTGCTAAAGTTCGCTACAAAGGGTTTTAGGCACATGAACAGATTTGAATCGCCCCGCTCCTCGGAAGCTGTCCTGCGTTATCTCGATGGCGACTATGAAATCGTCAAGCACGGTTCGTTCGTTAGCTGCGCCGTGACGGGCGCCCCCATCCCGCTCGACGAGCTGAAATATTGGAGCGTCGCGCGGCAGGAACCCTATGCGAGCGGCCTCATCTCCTTCGAGCGCGAACTTGAGATGAACCCGGAACTGCGCAGCCGCAAAAAGACCTGATCTTTCAGCCTTCTCACCCATGCAGGCGGCTTTTGAACCGCTCGACAACCGTATCAAGAATATGGTCAAGCGCATCGGTGCGATCAAATTCCAGATCGACATCGAGAACCGCGAGTTTCGACAGGAACTCCGGCGGAACGCCGGGCATTGTTGCAAGGCGGACATGATCTTTTGCCGTGGTGATGAGGCCAAGCCCCTGCCGCCGCGCCATATCCACCAGGCCACGAATATCGTCAGGCTCAAAGCTGTAGTGATCGGCAAAGGAATGCGTTTCCACCACTTCACCGCCCGCCTGGCGAACGCTCTCGTAAAACTTGTCCGGGTTGCCGATGCCCGCAAAGGCAAGCCAGCGCCTGCCCGCCACCGTGGCTGACGACGAGGGCCGCAACTGAGCGTGATAGATCGGCCTTCCAGCCCGCGCGGCCTGCCGGATCACGAAATCAGCCCCATTTCCCTTGCCGATGCATAGCAGCGCGTCGGTTTTGCGCATCTGGTCCGTCAGGGGTGCGCGCAGCGGCCCCGCCGGTATCACCCGGCCATTGCCTATGCCTCGCGAAGCATCCACCACCAGAAGCGAAAAATCGGCATGAAGCCGCGCGCTCTGGAAACCGTCATCCATAATGATGAAATCGCAGCCCAGCGATTTGAGATATTCGGCTGCTTTTACCCGGTCCGGCGAGAGCGCCACCGCAGCATGACGCGCCAGAAGCAGAGGTTCGTCGCCCACATGCCGCGCGCCGTCATGGCCGGGATCGACCAGATGCAGCCCGCTATAATTGCCACCATAGCCACGCGAAACGATGCCGGGTTTCATGCCCCGCGCAATCGCCCCTCTGGCAAAAGCGATGGCCGTGGGCGTCTTGCCCGCGCCGCCAACCGTAAAATTGCCAACGCACAGAACGGGCAGGGAAACCCTGGGCGGCACGGCCCTGATGAGGCGGCGACCGGAAACCCTTCCGTAAATCCAGGCGGCTGGCGCCAGCGCAAGGGCGCGCCAATCAGGTTCGTCCCACCAGAAAGGCGGCGCCTCGCTTGCCATGGTCAGTGCTCGTCCAGACTGAACGCAGGCTCGTTCCGGTTGCCCGGCAATTGCGCCTGCAAGACCAGCGGCTGGATGAATGGTTCAAGTGCGGCAAGCGTGCGATCCAGTGCACCACGCATGTCGCGCACCGTGGTCACGCCGGCATTGATCATGGCGCGCAGATGTTGCGGGTTGTTGAACAGGAAATTGATCGCGCCTGCCAGCATGTTGCGGTCTTTTACGATGCGTGCGCCACCATTCTTGATGAGGCGCTGGAAGGATTCGCGGAAATTCTGCACATTGCGCCCCGTCAGAACGGCCGTAGCCATCATGGCCGGTTCCAGCGGGTTGTGTCCGCCTTCCTTGGTCAGCGAATTGCCGATGAAGGCAATCTCGGTCAATTGCAGATAAAGCCCCATTTCGCCGATCGTATCGCCCAGAAGCACATCCGTATCCGCTTCGATCGGCTGGCCCGTGCTTCTTCTGGCAACCTTCAATCCCTTGGCGGCAAGCATCGCTTCAATGGCCGGTGCGCGGTCCGGGTGGCGCGGAACAATGATGGTGATAAGGCGCGGATAGCGCATCTTCAGCATCTGATGCACTTCGGCGGCAATTTCCTCCTCCCCGTCATGGGTGGAGATGGCCGCCCATGTGCGCCGGCCTGCAACCTGGCGCTGCATCAGCGACATGGCTTGCGGATCAGAAGGCGGCGGCGGCGTATCGACCTTGAGATTGCCGGACACGCTGACGGGGCGCGCGCCAAGAGCACGGAAACGTTCACCGTCCAGCTCAGACTGGGCCACCACATGCGCGAAATTTTCAAACAGGGCTTCGGCCAGTGCTGGGCGCTTCTGCCAGGCAGCGAAGGAGCGGTCGGACATGCGCCCGTTCACCAGCACATGCGGAATATGGCGGCTGCCGAGCGACAGCACCGTGGCGGGCCAGACTTCGGATTCGCAGCCGATCACGAGATCCGGCTTCCAGTGATCGAGAAAATGATCGACTGCCGGTTGCAGGTCGAGCGGTGCATATTGATGAATGACCCGCGAACCTAATTGATCTGCCACCACCTTGGCAGAGGTGACGGTTCCCGTCGTCATCACGACATGGATGCCCGTCGCGACAATACGCTCGACCAGCGGCACAAGCGCAATCGTTTCGCCCACGCTTGCCGCGTGCGCCCAGATAACCGGCCCCTGCGGGCGGGCAATCGCGCTCTTGCCATAGCGTTCGCCACGGCGGGAGCGGTCTTCCTTGCCGCGCGAGGCACGGTAGGCGATGTAGCTTCCCACGAAAGGATAAGCGGCTGAGCCGAGAAAACGGTAGGCTGACAATATGCTGCGCGCCCATCGTTCGCTCATTTCGCTTTCTCCAATGCTGCATAGGCCCTGTCCGTCGCCCTGTTGAGCTGACGTGTCAGTTCCACACGCTTTTCTTCCAGTTGCACGTCATCCGCATCGGCATCCACCCATACGGGATCGCCACGCACGATGGTGGATCTCCCGAACGGGAGCGGAATTGTCGTCTTGTCCCACGTCTTTTCCAGAACATGGTTCCGCGAAAAGGCATATGCAAGCGGAATGATCGGCCGGCCGGATAATTTTGCCAGCAAAATGATCCCCTCGCCAGCCTCACGGGCCTTACCATGGGCAATGTCAGCGATCATTGACGTAGATTGCCCTTTTCTCAATGCATTTTTCAAGGTCAGAAGCGCACGCGCCCCGCCTTTTTCCGGGTTTGCGCGTGTTCCGCGCCCGCCGGAACCGCGCACGGTGAGAAGCCCCAGCTTCTCCGCCACACGGGCATTGAGCTCGGCATCCGCGCTGCGGGAAAACATGGCAACCAGCTCCAGCCCCTTTGGCCGCAGAAACGGCCCCATCAGGTGCTGGCCGTGCCAGAAGGTGACGATGAACGGAGCGAAATCGTGAACGATGTCCTCCGAACTGGCCGAATCCTTCAGGCGCGGATTGGTTGCATGGACAAGCTTGAGATAGGAAGCGATCAGCCAGACAAGAATGGACTTTACCGCCGCAGAGCGCGCCAGAGGCCCGCGAATACGCCGCCACAGACGCTTCGCCAGGCCGCCCTTCTTCTTCTGCATACCCCGCTCCGTCACGCCATCTTCATGTTTCATGCGATATTCGCCGGCAACGGATAAAGGCGCCTATTCCGCCTTCAGCGTCATGTTGTTCGGGTCGAGGAGCCGGTGCAGATGCACGATGAAATAGCGCATATGGGCGTTATCAACGGTCTGCTGGGCCTTGGACTTCCAGGCCGTCTTTGCGCTCTCATAATCGGGGTAGATACCGACGATATCGAGGTTTTGAAGGTCGCGGAATTCGAGAGAGTCAAGCTTTTTCAACTCGCCCCCGAACACCAGATGAAGAAGCTGCTTATTGTCGCCTGCGTCGCTCATGAGATGAATCCCTGAATAATTTTCTTTCGCGGCATGATTTAGCTCAATGGCTGGTCTGCCACAACACTCAACATTTCCCGTAGCAAGTTTCCGCTGGCTGCAACAAGAGCGCCGTGGCTCCTCGTCGGCCCGCCATAAACGAGCGGTAGAGCCTTGCTTGTGAGGATTGCCCCACCCGACTCACTGAGAATGAGATCCGCCGCAGCCAGATCCCAATCATGCGAATTTGGCCGAATGAAGGTTCCCGCAATGTCGCCGCGCGCCACCATCGCAATGCGATAGGCCAGCGACGGCACGTAAGGATGAACCCGCACAGGGCCGCGCCATTGCTCCGGCAGGGCATTGATCTGGTTGCGCGCGAAAGCAATGGTAATTTCCTCCCCCGCAAGAGGCACTTTCGTATGAATCCGGCATCCGTTCTGCCGGGCGCCGAGCCCCTTGCCCGCCTCCAGCAATTCCTCGCGCACCGGGCATTCCAGAACGCCTGCAACTGGCGATCCATTCTCAATGATCGCAATGCTCACGCACCATTGATCCTGCCCGCCAATATAGGCGCGCGTGCCATCGATGGGATCGACAACAAAAGCGCGTGACCGTTCAGCCGCCGCCCGCTCATCGACGGTTTCTTCCGAAATCCAGCCGTAATCGGGCCGCGCTGCAAGAAGCGTTTCTTTGAGAAAGCGGTCCACAGCCAGATCGGCCTCGCTGACCGGCGAAACGCCATCCTTCAGCCAGACCTCCGGCGAGCGCCCGAAATAATGCATGGCGATGCGCCCGGCCTCGCGCGCCGCCTCTCGCAGCAAATCAAGTTCCGTGCCGATATCGCTATATTTGTCAGTTTCCGGCAAGGGTCATGCCTTCGATCACGAGGGTCGGCGCAGCCATGCCAAAATTGCGGTCGATGTCGGACGCAGGCGTCATATTGAGGAACATGTCCTTCAGGTTCGACGCGATGGTGACTTCGCTCACCGGGTAAGCAAGCTCGCCATTCTCGATCCAGAAACCGGATGCGCCGCGGCTATATTGGCCGCTAA carries:
- a CDS encoding DUF2093 domain-containing protein; the protein is MNRFESPRSSEAVLRYLDGDYEIVKHGSFVSCAVTGAPIPLDELKYWSVARQEPYASGLISFERELEMNPELRSRKKT
- the lpxK gene encoding tetraacyldisaccharide 4'-kinase gives rise to the protein MASEAPPFWWDEPDWRALALAPAAWIYGRVSGRRLIRAVPPRVSLPVLCVGNFTVGGAGKTPTAIAFARGAIARGMKPGIVSRGYGGNYSGLHLVDPGHDGARHVGDEPLLLARHAAVALSPDRVKAAEYLKSLGCDFIIMDDGFQSARLHADFSLLVVDASRGIGNGRVIPAGPLRAPLTDQMRKTDALLCIGKGNGADFVIRQAARAGRPIYHAQLRPSSSATVAGRRWLAFAGIGNPDKFYESVRQAGGEVVETHSFADHYSFEPDDIRGLVDMARRQGLGLITTAKDHVRLATMPGVPPEFLSKLAVLDVDLEFDRTDALDHILDTVVERFKSRLHG
- the waaA gene encoding lipid IV(A) 3-deoxy-D-manno-octulosonic acid transferase; translation: MSERWARSILSAYRFLGSAAYPFVGSYIAYRASRGKEDRSRRGERYGKSAIARPQGPVIWAHAASVGETIALVPLVERIVATGIHVVMTTGTVTSAKVVADQLGSRVIHQYAPLDLQPAVDHFLDHWKPDLVIGCESEVWPATVLSLGSRHIPHVLVNGRMSDRSFAAWQKRPALAEALFENFAHVVAQSELDGERFRALGARPVSVSGNLKVDTPPPPSDPQAMSLMQRQVAGRRTWAAISTHDGEEEIAAEVHQMLKMRYPRLITIIVPRHPDRAPAIEAMLAAKGLKVARRSTGQPIEADTDVLLGDTIGEMGLYLQLTEIAFIGNSLTKEGGHNPLEPAMMATAVLTGRNVQNFRESFQRLIKNGGARIVKDRNMLAGAINFLFNNPQHLRAMINAGVTTVRDMRGALDRTLAALEPFIQPLVLQAQLPGNRNEPAFSLDEH
- a CDS encoding lysophospholipid acyltransferase family protein; the protein is MKHEDGVTERGMQKKKGGLAKRLWRRIRGPLARSAAVKSILVWLIASYLKLVHATNPRLKDSASSEDIVHDFAPFIVTFWHGQHLMGPFLRPKGLELVAMFSRSADAELNARVAEKLGLLTVRGSGGRGTRANPEKGGARALLTLKNALRKGQSTSMIADIAHGKAREAGEGIILLAKLSGRPIIPLAYAFSRNHVLEKTWDKTTIPLPFGRSTIVRGDPVWVDADADDVQLEEKRVELTRQLNRATDRAYAALEKAK
- a CDS encoding DUF4170 domain-containing protein, with product MSDAGDNKQLLHLVFGGELKKLDSLEFRDLQNLDIVGIYPDYESAKTAWKSKAQQTVDNAHMRYFIVHLHRLLDPNNMTLKAE
- a CDS encoding 3'(2'),5'-bisphosphate nucleotidase CysQ — encoded protein: MPETDKYSDIGTELDLLREAAREAGRIAMHYFGRSPEVWLKDGVSPVSEADLAVDRFLKETLLAARPDYGWISEETVDERAAAERSRAFVVDPIDGTRAYIGGQDQWCVSIAIIENGSPVAGVLECPVREELLEAGKGLGARQNGCRIHTKVPLAGEEITIAFARNQINALPEQWRGPVRVHPYVPSLAYRIAMVARGDIAGTFIRPNSHDWDLAAADLILSESGGAILTSKALPLVYGGPTRSHGALVAASGNLLREMLSVVADQPLS